One window of Pyrus communis chromosome 12, drPyrComm1.1, whole genome shotgun sequence genomic DNA carries:
- the LOC137709826 gene encoding WAT1-related protein At3g30340-like: MTDVKGCDEWKPFIAMVAIDFSFAIVNILLKKVLDEGMNHLVLITYRLTIATIFLAPVSYFGERNTRPKLTLRITCFHFLSAILGTSLTQYFFLLGIQYTSATFACAFVNMVPVTTFIIALPFGLEKVNLKCHSGRAKVLGTLVCIGGAFILTLYKGVPLFDSSKSTVSTQTIDHGIQLRSTRNHEGWTIGSIALVGGTLLWSSWFLVQTNISKMYPCQYSSTTIMNFFGAIQSAILGVCTGRNLSMWVLRGRTQVIAVLFSGMIASGLGFVGMAWCVRKRGPVFTAAFSPLVQIMVALIGIPIFHELLHLGSLLGSIVVIVGLYILLWGKKKEMQKCATKLVQESESVKEQEPHLPAITVSVDSPCP; this comes from the exons ATGACGGACGTGAAAGGGTGTGACGAATGGAAGCCTTTTATTGCCATGGTAGCAATCGATTTCTCGTTCGCTATAGTGAATATTCTGCTCAAGAAAGTGCTCGATGAGGGAATGAACCATTTGGTTCTTATCACGTACCGGTTGACGATTGCTACCATTTTCTTAGCACCAGTTAGCTACTTTGGGGAAAG GAATACTAGACCAAAGCTCACACTTCGCATCACATGTTTTCACTTCTTAAGTGCAATTCTTGG GACATCCCTAACGCAATACTTCTTTCTCCTCGGAATCCAATACACATCTGCGACTTTTGCCTGTGCCTTCGTCAACATGGTGCCTGTGACCACTTTCATAATAGCGTTACCGTTTGG GTTAGAGAAAGTGAACTTAAAATGCCACAGTGGGAGAGCAAAAGTACTCGGTACACTGGTGTGCATCGGTGGAGCTTTTATACTAACTCTTTACAAAGGAGTTCCTCTATTTGATTCCTCAAAATCCACAGTTAGTACTCAAACCATAGATCATGGCATTCAGCTGAGGTCAACGCGAAACCATGAGGGTTGGACAATTGGTTCGATAGCTTTGGTTGGCGGAACCCTATTGTGGTCTTCATGGTTTCTTGTTCAAACAAACATTAGCAAGATGTATCCTTGCCAGTATTCTAGCACCACAATAATGAATTTCTTTGGTGCCATTCAGTCTGCAATCTTAGGTGTTTGCACAGGAAGGAACCTTTCCATGTGGGTTCTGAGGGGAAGGACACAAGTCATAGCTGTCCTGTTTTCT GGAATGATAGCATCGGGATTAGGTTTTGTGGGGATGGCATGGTGTGTGAGGAAACGGGGGCCGGTGTTTACTGCAGCTTTTAGCCCGCTCGTGCAGATAATGGTGGCCCTAATCGGTATCCCCATCTTCCATGAACTACTCCACCTCGGAAG CTTGTTAGGATCTATCGTTGTGATCGTCGGCTTGTACATTCTTCTATGGGGTAAGAAAAAAGAGATGCAGAAATGTGCGACAAAACTAGTCCAAGAATCTGAATCAGTCAAAGAGCAGGAGCCGCATTTACCCGCCATCACAGTCTCCGTTGATTCGCCGTGTCCTTGA
- the LOC137710476 gene encoding uncharacterized protein, with protein MGLREQNDGVRKRKKSSTRGHHRFVGVRQRPSGRWVAEIKDSLQKVRLWLGTFDTAEDAARAYDDAARALRGANARTNFELPQSNGAGSGGAGVAENVPFSFEAVCGNEVEAEGLLGALRAKLQDGKVINRVLPQPPQGNSGTKAEPSPVDPRGAVTESVNPRPPHMENPIVLDNQWQLQVHPAPSNQTMVWANESQVAYEQVQNWSTWPNNSMPYVPEQCSMELPLPAVGTQLLSQIDGSAGGGDGGWCSDQQQFLHCDGSNWGGAHANWDPPFYASSVLG; from the coding sequence ATGGGTTTGCGCGAACAAAACGACGGCGTGCGGAAGAGGAAGAAATCATCGACGAGGGGGCACCACCGGTTCGTGGGGGTGCGGCAGAGGCCGTCCGGGAGGTGGGTCGCGGAGATCAAGGACTCTCTGCAGAAAGTGAGGCTCTGGCTTGGGACTTTTGACACCGCGGAGGACGCAGCTCGTGCCTATGATGATGCTGCCCGAGCACTCCGCGGTGCCAACGCCCGAACCAATTTCGAGCTGCCACAGAGTAATGGGGCCGGCAGTGGTGGCGCGGGCGTGGCGGAGAATGTGCCTTTTTCGTTTGAGGCGGTGTGTGGGAATGAGGTGGAAGCTGAGGGGTTGCTGGGTGCACTTAGAGCTAAGTTGCAGGATGGTAAGGTGATAAATCGTGTGCTTCCACAACCACCGCAAGGAAATAGTGGCACTAAAGCGGAGCCGTCTCCGGTTGATCCACGTGGTGCGGTTACTGAATCCGTCAATCCGCGACCGCCCCACATGGAGAATCCAATTGTATTAGATAATCAGTGGCAACTTCAGGTTCACCCAGCACCATCAAACCAAACCATGGTGTGGGCCAACGAGAGCCAAGTAGCATATGAGCAAGTGCAAAATTGGTCCACGTGGCCGAATAACAGTATGCCGTATGTACCAGAACAGTGCTCTATGGAGCTTCCGTTGCCGGCGGTGGGCACGCAGCTTCTGTCACAGATTGATGGTAGtgctggtggtggtgatggtggttggTGTTCAGATCAGCAGCAGTTTTTGCACTGTGACGGTAGCAATTGGGGAGGAGCTCATGCCAATTGGGATCCTCCTTTTTATGCTTCCTCCGTGCTGGGGTGA
- the LOC137710113 gene encoding nuclear pore complex protein NUP98A-like — protein sequence MGGDSLPFPGWGSTHSGGSSSGSPFYSQSFLEHEWRNNNASAPNLCRCGENGLFGAAQSSWPFPPFGVPYTPGPSSSLSPITGFWMFVPFSSTCIPAFASASTPAFGATGFSPFARTISPMFGSRGDGSYGGSFGASNTPAFGSSSSTVGTSSNQAFGASSTIGFGSFSSTQHLSSSPTSAFTQSSFRFSSSPFGASSPFGSQCFPFVSQSTTIGNTGQSAFGGQQRKGSSVASYTATPAVDDGRKVESISAMPEYKDKSHEELRVEDYKLGKGVQFPAGGSTIDISTSQPNPLHPAPSLLQPSSSNPIAFGAPLRLVLQATQLLLPLFVSSQPLQSSGSVFNIVSQTPQGNTGGSTGILGQNGFESFSSIPAFGQLSYMSGCCQLCASCGAQSTTGNTALGKPVSERRPDEKFHSISSMPIYGDRSHEEIRWQNYQLGDKGGPALGGVTHFTLLTKKPAPTFAQTSLSLSNTSTVSNISAPQNPSITAAVFGASSTPNLYASSSSNGPASTFAFPSPAPATTSTCNHGLFGCMPSVAQTGTPDAVQTTTSSSGSTTPLPLEEMRRLQVIIERNSSMHSREENDRKVVMSFDIIKRIKVLATKD from the exons ATGGGTGGTGATTCCCTTCCGTTTCCTGGCTGGGGTTCAACTCACT CAGGTGGGAGTTCGTCTGGAAGCCCATTTTATTCCCAATCGTTCTTGGAGCATGAGTGGCGCAACAACAACGCTTCTGCTCCCAATCTCTGCAGGTGCGGTGAAAATGGTTTGTTTGGAGCAGCGCAATCTTCTTGGCCCTTTCCTCCTTTTGGAGTACCTTATACTCCTGGTCCCAGTAGCTCATTGTCACCAATTACTG GTTTCTGGATGTTTGTTCCCTTCAGTTCGACATGCATCCCAGCCTTTGCCTCTGCTAGCACACCAGCTTTTGGTGCAACAGGCTTCTCGCCCTTTGCTAGAACGATAAGTCCTATGTTCGGAAGCAGAGGAGATGGGTCTTATGGTGGATCATTTGGAGCTTCAAACACCCCAGCTTTTGGTTCATCTAGCTCCACCGTCGGTACTTCAAGCAACCAAGCTTTTGGTGCTTCAAGTACTATTGGTTTTGGTTCATTTAGTAGTACACAACATTTGAGCTCTTCACCAACTTCCGCATTTACCCAATCAAGTTTCAGATTCAGTAGCAGCCCATTTGGTGCTTCGTCTCCTTTTGGATCACAGTGTTTTCCATTTG TAAGTCAATCAACAACAATTGGGAACACCGGGCAGTCAGCTTTTGGTGGCCAACAACGCAAGGGTAGTAGCGTGGCTTCATACACTGCAACTCCTGCAGTTGATGATGGTAGGAAAGTGGAGTCAATATCTGCAATGCCAGAATATAAAGACAAAAGTCACGAAGAACTCCGTGTGGAAGATTATAAATTGGGGAAAG GTGTTCAATTTCCTGCCGGTGGGAGTACCATTGACATTTCTACCTCACAGCCGAATCCTTTGCATCCTGCACCATCACTTCTTCAACCATCTTCAAGCAACCCAATTGCTTTTGGAGCTCCTCTGCGGCTAGTTCTACAAGCAACCCAATTGCTTTTG CCTTTGTTCGTGTCATCTCAGCCTCTTCAGAGTAGTGGTTCAGTCTTCAACATTGTTAGTCAAACTCCGCAAG GCAACACAGGTGGTTCGACCGGAATTCTTGGACAGAATGGGTTTGAAAGCTTTTCATCAATCCCTGCGTTTGGTCAATTAAGTTATATGTCCGGTTGCTGCCAGTTATGCGCTTCATGTG GAGCTCAATCAACAACTGGAAACACTGCTCTGGGGAAGCCAGTTTCTGAGCGTCGGCCGGATGAAAAATTCCACTCAATATCGTCAATGCCAATTTATGGAGACAGATCTCACGAGGAAATCAGATGGCAGAATTATCAATTGGGGGATAAag GTGGACCGGCTCTTGGTGGTGTGACTCACTTTACCTTGCTTACCAAGAAACCTGCACCGACATTTGCTCAAACATCTTTGAGTCTGTCCAATACCTCTACTGTATCTAATATATCTGCTCCACAAAATCCATCCATTACTGCTGCGGTCTTTGGAGCCTCATCTACACCCAATCTTTATGCATCTTCATCATCAAATGGACCCGCATCTACATTTGCATTTCCTTCTCCAGCTCCAGCAACAACTTCGACATGTAATCATGGCCTATTCGGTTGCATGCCGTCTGTTGCACAAACAGGTACTCCTGATGCCGTACAAACTACGACTTCCTCTAGTGGGTCTACAACACCCCTTCCACTAGAG GAAATGAGGAGGCTGCAGGTGATCATTGAAAGAAATTCAAGCATGCATAGTCGTGAGGAAAATGATCGAAAG GTTGTTATGAGCTTTGACATAATAAAGAGAATTAAAGTTCTGGCAACCAAGGATTAA